A window from Chiroxiphia lanceolata isolate bChiLan1 chromosome 3, bChiLan1.pri, whole genome shotgun sequence encodes these proteins:
- the PACC1 gene encoding proton-activated chloride channel isoform X1, translated as MLKTEVSASYQELSEDVERVSENPTDEREGEMEVHEDASSVILPNGELGTTTPSLRFSKTCLKNVFSVILLFMYLLLMAVAVFLVYQTISDFREKLKHPVMSVTYKEVSLYDAPGIAFYPGKARLLSCKHHYYDHIPPLINPGQPGHIDCTTQRINYTDPFTNQTMKYALVVQGPRDVKKKELVFLQFHLNETDQDFSAIDYLLFSSFQEFVNSPEKEKFMKDCESSYSSWKFSGGFRTWVKMSLVKTKEEDGSETVEFKQETSVVNYIDQRTKPRSDQLFFVVFEWKDPFIQTVQDIITANPWNMIALLCGIFLALFKAADFAKLSVKWMIKIRKRHLKRSRQVMNHIS; from the exons ATGCTAAAGACAGAGGTGTCCGCATCCTACCAGGAG CTGAGTGAAGATGTGGAGCGAGTATCTGAAAACCCAACAgatgagagagaaggagagatgGAAGTTCATGAAGATGCCAGCTCTGTTATTTTACCAA ATGGTGAACTGGGTACCACTACCCCTTCTTTGCGTTTCAGCAAGACCTGcttaaagaatgttttttcagTAATTCTCCTCTTTATGTATCTGCTGCTCATGGCTGTAGCTGTGTTCCTTGTCTACCAAACCATCAGTGACTTCAGGGAGAAGCTCAAGCACCCAGTGATGTCTGTCACTTACAAGGAAGTGTCCTTGTATGATGCGCCCG GTATTGCCTTTTACCCAGGGAAGGCTCGGCTGCTTAGCTGCAAACATCATTACTACGATCACATTCCTCCTCTGATAAATCCAGGTCAGCCAGGACACATTGACTGCACCACTCAGAGAATCAACTACACAGATCCTTTCACTAATCAAACTAtg AAGTATGCTTTGGTTGTTCAAGGCCCTCGTGAtgtgaagaaaaaggaactggtgtttttgcagtttcatttaaatgaaacagaCCAAGATTTTAGTGCCATTGACtaccttctgttttcttctttccaagaGTTTGTCAACAG tccagaaaaagaaaaattcatgaAGGATTGTGAGAGTTCATACTCCAGCTGGAAGTTTTCTGGAGGCTTTCGAACTTGGGTCAAGATGTCCTTGgtcaaaacaaaagaagaagaTGGTAGTGAGACTGTTGAATTTAAacaagag acTAGCGTGGTTAACTATATTGACCAGAGAACTAAACCAAGAAGTGACCAGCTGTTTTTTGTGGTATTTGAGTGGAAAGATCCTTTCATACAGACTGTTCAGGAT aTTATCACAGCAAATCCCTGGAACATGATTGCTCTTCTTTGTGGTATCTTTCTGGCTCTGTTTAAAGCCGCAGACTTTGCTAAGTTAAGTGTTAAGTGGATGATCAAAATCCGAAAACGACATCTGAAGAGGAGTCGTCAAGTAATGAACCATATAAGCTGA
- the PACC1 gene encoding proton-activated chloride channel isoform X3 has protein sequence MLKTEVSASYQELSEDVERVSENPTDEREGEMEVHEDASSVILPTVFLVYQTISDFREKLKHPVMSVTYKEVSLYDAPGIAFYPGKARLLSCKHHYYDHIPPLINPGQPGHIDCTTQRINYTDPFTNQTMKYALVVQGPRDVKKKELVFLQFHLNETDQDFSAIDYLLFSSFQEFVNSPEKEKFMKDCESSYSSWKFSGGFRTWVKMSLVKTKEEDGSETVEFKQETSVVNYIDQRTKPRSDQLFFVVFEWKDPFIQTVQDIITANPWNMIALLCGIFLALFKAADFAKLSVKWMIKIRKRHLKRSRQVMNHIS, from the exons ATGCTAAAGACAGAGGTGTCCGCATCCTACCAGGAG CTGAGTGAAGATGTGGAGCGAGTATCTGAAAACCCAACAgatgagagagaaggagagatgGAAGTTCATGAAGATGCCAGCTCTGTTATTTTACCAA CTGTGTTCCTTGTCTACCAAACCATCAGTGACTTCAGGGAGAAGCTCAAGCACCCAGTGATGTCTGTCACTTACAAGGAAGTGTCCTTGTATGATGCGCCCG GTATTGCCTTTTACCCAGGGAAGGCTCGGCTGCTTAGCTGCAAACATCATTACTACGATCACATTCCTCCTCTGATAAATCCAGGTCAGCCAGGACACATTGACTGCACCACTCAGAGAATCAACTACACAGATCCTTTCACTAATCAAACTAtg AAGTATGCTTTGGTTGTTCAAGGCCCTCGTGAtgtgaagaaaaaggaactggtgtttttgcagtttcatttaaatgaaacagaCCAAGATTTTAGTGCCATTGACtaccttctgttttcttctttccaagaGTTTGTCAACAG tccagaaaaagaaaaattcatgaAGGATTGTGAGAGTTCATACTCCAGCTGGAAGTTTTCTGGAGGCTTTCGAACTTGGGTCAAGATGTCCTTGgtcaaaacaaaagaagaagaTGGTAGTGAGACTGTTGAATTTAAacaagag acTAGCGTGGTTAACTATATTGACCAGAGAACTAAACCAAGAAGTGACCAGCTGTTTTTTGTGGTATTTGAGTGGAAAGATCCTTTCATACAGACTGTTCAGGAT aTTATCACAGCAAATCCCTGGAACATGATTGCTCTTCTTTGTGGTATCTTTCTGGCTCTGTTTAAAGCCGCAGACTTTGCTAAGTTAAGTGTTAAGTGGATGATCAAAATCCGAAAACGACATCTGAAGAGGAGTCGTCAAGTAATGAACCATATAAGCTGA
- the PACC1 gene encoding proton-activated chloride channel isoform X2: MEVHEDASSVILPNGELGTTTPSLRFSKTCLKNVFSVILLFMYLLLMAVAVFLVYQTISDFREKLKHPVMSVTYKEVSLYDAPGIAFYPGKARLLSCKHHYYDHIPPLINPGQPGHIDCTTQRINYTDPFTNQTMKYALVVQGPRDVKKKELVFLQFHLNETDQDFSAIDYLLFSSFQEFVNSPEKEKFMKDCESSYSSWKFSGGFRTWVKMSLVKTKEEDGSETVEFKQETSVVNYIDQRTKPRSDQLFFVVFEWKDPFIQTVQDIITANPWNMIALLCGIFLALFKAADFAKLSVKWMIKIRKRHLKRSRQVMNHIS; encoded by the exons atgGAAGTTCATGAAGATGCCAGCTCTGTTATTTTACCAA ATGGTGAACTGGGTACCACTACCCCTTCTTTGCGTTTCAGCAAGACCTGcttaaagaatgttttttcagTAATTCTCCTCTTTATGTATCTGCTGCTCATGGCTGTAGCTGTGTTCCTTGTCTACCAAACCATCAGTGACTTCAGGGAGAAGCTCAAGCACCCAGTGATGTCTGTCACTTACAAGGAAGTGTCCTTGTATGATGCGCCCG GTATTGCCTTTTACCCAGGGAAGGCTCGGCTGCTTAGCTGCAAACATCATTACTACGATCACATTCCTCCTCTGATAAATCCAGGTCAGCCAGGACACATTGACTGCACCACTCAGAGAATCAACTACACAGATCCTTTCACTAATCAAACTAtg AAGTATGCTTTGGTTGTTCAAGGCCCTCGTGAtgtgaagaaaaaggaactggtgtttttgcagtttcatttaaatgaaacagaCCAAGATTTTAGTGCCATTGACtaccttctgttttcttctttccaagaGTTTGTCAACAG tccagaaaaagaaaaattcatgaAGGATTGTGAGAGTTCATACTCCAGCTGGAAGTTTTCTGGAGGCTTTCGAACTTGGGTCAAGATGTCCTTGgtcaaaacaaaagaagaagaTGGTAGTGAGACTGTTGAATTTAAacaagag acTAGCGTGGTTAACTATATTGACCAGAGAACTAAACCAAGAAGTGACCAGCTGTTTTTTGTGGTATTTGAGTGGAAAGATCCTTTCATACAGACTGTTCAGGAT aTTATCACAGCAAATCCCTGGAACATGATTGCTCTTCTTTGTGGTATCTTTCTGGCTCTGTTTAAAGCCGCAGACTTTGCTAAGTTAAGTGTTAAGTGGATGATCAAAATCCGAAAACGACATCTGAAGAGGAGTCGTCAAGTAATGAACCATATAAGCTGA
- the PACC1 gene encoding proton-activated chloride channel isoform X4 produces the protein MEVHEDASSVILPTVFLVYQTISDFREKLKHPVMSVTYKEVSLYDAPGIAFYPGKARLLSCKHHYYDHIPPLINPGQPGHIDCTTQRINYTDPFTNQTMKYALVVQGPRDVKKKELVFLQFHLNETDQDFSAIDYLLFSSFQEFVNSPEKEKFMKDCESSYSSWKFSGGFRTWVKMSLVKTKEEDGSETVEFKQETSVVNYIDQRTKPRSDQLFFVVFEWKDPFIQTVQDIITANPWNMIALLCGIFLALFKAADFAKLSVKWMIKIRKRHLKRSRQVMNHIS, from the exons atgGAAGTTCATGAAGATGCCAGCTCTGTTATTTTACCAA CTGTGTTCCTTGTCTACCAAACCATCAGTGACTTCAGGGAGAAGCTCAAGCACCCAGTGATGTCTGTCACTTACAAGGAAGTGTCCTTGTATGATGCGCCCG GTATTGCCTTTTACCCAGGGAAGGCTCGGCTGCTTAGCTGCAAACATCATTACTACGATCACATTCCTCCTCTGATAAATCCAGGTCAGCCAGGACACATTGACTGCACCACTCAGAGAATCAACTACACAGATCCTTTCACTAATCAAACTAtg AAGTATGCTTTGGTTGTTCAAGGCCCTCGTGAtgtgaagaaaaaggaactggtgtttttgcagtttcatttaaatgaaacagaCCAAGATTTTAGTGCCATTGACtaccttctgttttcttctttccaagaGTTTGTCAACAG tccagaaaaagaaaaattcatgaAGGATTGTGAGAGTTCATACTCCAGCTGGAAGTTTTCTGGAGGCTTTCGAACTTGGGTCAAGATGTCCTTGgtcaaaacaaaagaagaagaTGGTAGTGAGACTGTTGAATTTAAacaagag acTAGCGTGGTTAACTATATTGACCAGAGAACTAAACCAAGAAGTGACCAGCTGTTTTTTGTGGTATTTGAGTGGAAAGATCCTTTCATACAGACTGTTCAGGAT aTTATCACAGCAAATCCCTGGAACATGATTGCTCTTCTTTGTGGTATCTTTCTGGCTCTGTTTAAAGCCGCAGACTTTGCTAAGTTAAGTGTTAAGTGGATGATCAAAATCCGAAAACGACATCTGAAGAGGAGTCGTCAAGTAATGAACCATATAAGCTGA
- the PACC1 gene encoding proton-activated chloride channel isoform X5, whose amino-acid sequence MYLLLMAVAVFLVYQTISDFREKLKHPVMSVTYKEVSLYDAPGIAFYPGKARLLSCKHHYYDHIPPLINPGQPGHIDCTTQRINYTDPFTNQTMKYALVVQGPRDVKKKELVFLQFHLNETDQDFSAIDYLLFSSFQEFVNSPEKEKFMKDCESSYSSWKFSGGFRTWVKMSLVKTKEEDGSETVEFKQETSVVNYIDQRTKPRSDQLFFVVFEWKDPFIQTVQDIITANPWNMIALLCGIFLALFKAADFAKLSVKWMIKIRKRHLKRSRQVMNHIS is encoded by the exons ATGTATCTGCTGCTCATGGCTGTAGCTGTGTTCCTTGTCTACCAAACCATCAGTGACTTCAGGGAGAAGCTCAAGCACCCAGTGATGTCTGTCACTTACAAGGAAGTGTCCTTGTATGATGCGCCCG GTATTGCCTTTTACCCAGGGAAGGCTCGGCTGCTTAGCTGCAAACATCATTACTACGATCACATTCCTCCTCTGATAAATCCAGGTCAGCCAGGACACATTGACTGCACCACTCAGAGAATCAACTACACAGATCCTTTCACTAATCAAACTAtg AAGTATGCTTTGGTTGTTCAAGGCCCTCGTGAtgtgaagaaaaaggaactggtgtttttgcagtttcatttaaatgaaacagaCCAAGATTTTAGTGCCATTGACtaccttctgttttcttctttccaagaGTTTGTCAACAG tccagaaaaagaaaaattcatgaAGGATTGTGAGAGTTCATACTCCAGCTGGAAGTTTTCTGGAGGCTTTCGAACTTGGGTCAAGATGTCCTTGgtcaaaacaaaagaagaagaTGGTAGTGAGACTGTTGAATTTAAacaagag acTAGCGTGGTTAACTATATTGACCAGAGAACTAAACCAAGAAGTGACCAGCTGTTTTTTGTGGTATTTGAGTGGAAAGATCCTTTCATACAGACTGTTCAGGAT aTTATCACAGCAAATCCCTGGAACATGATTGCTCTTCTTTGTGGTATCTTTCTGGCTCTGTTTAAAGCCGCAGACTTTGCTAAGTTAAGTGTTAAGTGGATGATCAAAATCCGAAAACGACATCTGAAGAGGAGTCGTCAAGTAATGAACCATATAAGCTGA